AAGCTCGAAGCAACTCAATACAAGAGGATGGCAGAGGAAAAGATGTGTCATGCTGAGGAGTCTCTAGCCGTTTTCGAAGATCTAATATATCAGAGAGAAATGGAGATTGCGTCTCTTGAATTTCAAGTTCAGGCTTATCGGTATAGACTCCTGAGTTTGGGATTGAACGATTTGGGTGTTTACGAAAACAAATATCCCGAGAATATGTTAATGCAGAGAAATGACACTTCCTTTACAGAAAAGATTGTTACTGGAAATCTTAGAAGACTCAATTCTCTGCCTCCTCAAGTTCCGATCAAAGATCCCAACCCGAAGAAAACTTTTATCGATAAAAAAAGACCATTGACACCTATGTCAGATTCATCCTCAAGCCCTTTCGAAGAACATACTACTCGCGAAATCAATGATTCAGGTAAGAAACTAGGAAGCTCTGTGACGGTAGACCTTAATTTATACTGGGATCAGATAAATAAATTGGACGAACGGGTGAAAGAATTTTCGGATAACAAAGATTCTATCAGGAAAAACAAACAAGCGCTATGGAAGGGCGGTACATGGTCGCCTTCAATGTTTTCACAAATGAGCAACGGCACATCCATTGATGGTGCTATTTCAGATCAAGTTAAGCATCAGGAAGTGATCACGGACAGTGTTAATTCTGCGAGTTCATCGAATGTGCAGGATATTTTTGAAGTTGTTCCACAAGTTACTGAGAAATGTAAAGCTAAGAAGGATTATTACAGTAAATTGACAGTGAATTGTGATGACAAACCAGATTTAGTCAGTGAAGAAGACTTGATGGAATCACCGAACCAAATAAAGACAATGCTGCTCACTGCAAGCCAAGAGAAAAATACATCATCTAAATCAAAAACTATAGAACGCTGTGTTTCGTCTGCTTTTCAAGCAGTAAATGTAGGAAATTCTCCACCCGAACTGAAGCAGATTAATCGGAGAATCGAGAGGCTTGAGAGAGCCAGGAATAGCACGAGACATGAAATAGTGTGTAGAGGAGAAGAGGAGTTGAATTTGCTGAAGGAGATACGAGAACAGCTGAACTCCATACAGTCCGAAATGAAAAGTTCGAGATCTAAGAAGTCGTTTTTCCCGCTTGAACCTTCTTTAGATACTCTACAAGAGGTATGCTCTCTGTTCTCTATGACACAATTGCATGGACTCGACATGTTGACTTGAAATTTGTATATTTTGCATTGAATGACATGATTTATATATGGAGCAGGCGATGCTGTACTTCTGGATGTAATCAATGATTGTTCATTGGATTTTGGCATCAGCCTCGCACAAAGGACTGTAAAGAGAGGTATTTACTCTAAGAATGGTGTTAACATTGACAGAAAATATTTTGTTTGGCGTATGAAGTGCATTTGTTGTAGAATTTGATACCGTATATTAGTCTCGTTGTAGGCATATATCATCCAACCATGTATTTTTTTGATGAAGAAACTAGAGTCGTGCATTGTTACTGTAAAGTATAATGGATATTCATATACCTTATAATACTTGGATTTTCGGAGTTTTAAATCTATATCATGTTTGTTTCTTCCATGTTCATGTAAGGAGTTGCATACGATAACTTCTATTTTTGGCTTTTTTTAAAGTCTTTTCATGGTCATCATAATATGGAGAGGCTTAGCTAAGGAGTTACCAACGGATTACTCTGTCGTTAAACGCCGCCAGGAAAAGTGGGGCAAAATATGCGCCACTATTTAGTGACAGATTTTCGACGGGAATCAACAGTGCATTAAGTCCGCCGCTAACACAAGCTCCATTAAATAGGACGACAATTATAGACGGATTGGTTTCTCAGTAATTCGTCGCAAACCCAACAAGCTAAACACAATGTTTAACTTAGCAATTGTCAACGGACCAATCCATCTGTAATGTTTGAGGCTTTATCAAACCAGAACTGGTTCTTCTTCATTCCTCATATCaaggaaaaaaaatcctaaaaaagAGAGATTTCTACTGTTGCCTTGATTCTGGCGCTACCGCCGACGATCTTCTCCATAATGAGCTTTCTACGTTACTGCTCACTATTGTTGCTGCCTTGCCCCTCTAATAAAAAGTGTTGCccataattgattaaaattgctgaaaatgatttatttgacaTCGAGCCACAAATTCAGGGACTGGATAGACCTTTTACTCATTTATTAAAGGCCTAATCACCCGTTCAAATACTCCATATTTCCGACGTTTTTTGATGGTCTAATCTTTCAAAAACCgcaattttaacataaattttgatTTCCTTGTGgccgttttttttaaaattgaagataAAACAAGTGACTGTTGCTGACATGGCTGCCAACTCacacaaaattaacaaaaagaaaattgtaCTGCTGATGTGGGTGTATTTTAACTTAACCCATGGTTAATAGAAATAACTACATCAATCCCTACCTTCCCTAAATCCAACTCTAAATTCACTAAATGtaggttttaatttattttaaaaagaaaatcttttaaatttattcttattttaaatgTGTAGAGTCCATATCTCTTGGGCGCTTCAgtcaatttatatataaatataaatttaagaaatttattaaataatgagaataaaaataaaaatatatgttttgttAGATTTTACCCGGCTTGTCCAGACTATTTACTACATTAACTTTAGAGACGCGGACTGTTAATGGAACACCATTCCTGCAGGATGTTTGAGGTTAAAAGTTTAAATCATTTATACTATTCTATAGTAAATGATTAATCTCATGTGGCGGTGATGAAAGAGTGGTagatttactttttttttttttttttagaattcatcaaatttcattaatcaaatatgaaacagttacatttgtaagaaattcggaaa
This region of Mercurialis annua linkage group LG1-X, ddMerAnnu1.2, whole genome shotgun sequence genomic DNA includes:
- the LOC126668277 gene encoding uncharacterized protein LOC126668277 translates to MAESSISMVQGHDISELEEALYAQQQLLQKLNTELDVEREASASAAIEALSMILRLQGEKASLKLEATQYKRMAEEKMCHAEESLAVFEDLIYQREMEIASLEFQVQAYRYRLLSLGLNDLGVYENKYPENMLMQRNDTSFTEKIVTGNLRRLNSLPPQVPIKDPNPKKTFIDKKRPLTPMSDSSSSPFEEHTTREINDSGKKLGSSVTVDLNLYWDQINKLDERVKEFSDNKDSIRKNKQALWKGGTWSPSMFSQMSNGTSIDGAISDQVKHQEVITDSVNSASSSNVQDIFEVVPQVTEKCKAKKDYYSKLTVNCDDKPDLVSEEDLMESPNQIKTMLLTASQEKNTSSKSKTIERCVSSAFQAVNVGNSPPELKQINRRIERLERARNSTRHEIVCRGEEELNLLKEIREQLNSIQSEMKSSRSKKSFFPLEPSLDTLQEAMLYFWM